A window of the Bdellovibrio sp. ZAP7 genome harbors these coding sequences:
- the gap gene encoding type I glyceraldehyde-3-phosphate dehydrogenase — protein MAKLRIGINGFGRIGRVFFRAAHEQFDIVGINSLDSIEGNAHLLKYDSAHGTFAGDVGHDNENLIVNGKKIHVTKFRNPAEVPWKAWGVDVVVECSGAFKNKEDFMKHIEGGAKRVLVSGPAEKGADITMVYGINHEAYDPSKHHVVSNASCTTNCLAPLAKVLNEKFGIEHGTMMTIHSYTNDQKILDAPHSDMRRARAAAVSMIPTTTGAAKNVGLVLPELKGKIDGISVRVPTPNVSLVDFTFTAKADVTKESVNEALIAASNGALKGVLACEKNELVSVDFNGNKYSSIVDLASTMTVGPRMVKVLSWYDNETGFSNRMVDVLKHMAAKGL, from the coding sequence ATGGCAAAACTTCGCATTGGTATTAATGGTTTTGGTCGTATCGGCCGCGTTTTCTTCAGAGCTGCGCACGAGCAATTCGACATCGTAGGTATTAACTCTTTGGATAGCATTGAAGGTAATGCGCATCTTTTGAAATATGACTCTGCTCACGGCACATTTGCCGGCGATGTTGGTCACGATAACGAAAACTTGATTGTTAACGGTAAAAAAATCCACGTTACAAAATTCCGCAACCCAGCTGAAGTTCCTTGGAAAGCTTGGGGCGTAGACGTTGTTGTTGAGTGCTCTGGCGCATTCAAAAACAAAGAAGACTTCATGAAACACATCGAAGGTGGTGCGAAACGCGTTTTGGTTTCTGGTCCTGCTGAAAAGGGTGCAGACATCACGATGGTTTACGGAATCAACCACGAAGCTTACGATCCATCAAAACACCACGTAGTTTCCAATGCATCTTGCACAACTAACTGCTTGGCGCCTCTTGCAAAAGTATTGAATGAAAAATTCGGTATCGAGCACGGGACTATGATGACGATCCACTCTTACACGAACGACCAAAAAATCCTGGATGCTCCTCACTCTGATATGCGCCGTGCACGTGCAGCAGCTGTGAGCATGATCCCAACAACAACTGGTGCTGCGAAAAACGTAGGTTTGGTATTGCCAGAGTTGAAAGGTAAAATCGACGGTATCTCCGTACGCGTTCCAACTCCGAACGTTTCTTTGGTGGATTTTACATTCACTGCAAAAGCTGACGTAACTAAAGAATCAGTGAACGAAGCTTTGATCGCTGCATCTAATGGCGCTTTGAAAGGCGTGTTGGCTTGTGAAAAGAACGAACTTGTTTCTGTTGATTTCAACGGTAACAAATATTCTTCCATCGTTGACCTTGCTTCCACTATGACTGTGGGTCCTCGCATGGTTAAAGTTCTTTCTTGGTACGACAACGAAACTGGTTTCTCGAACCGTATGGTTGACGTTCTTAAACACATGGCTGCGAAAGGTCTGTAA
- the ilvA gene encoding threonine ammonia-lyase — protein MKVTFEDIQKARQVIKDIISPTEMSHSISASNLLNSEVYFKFENTQRTGSFKFRGAYNKISNLSAEEKARGVVASSAGNHAQGVALSARLAGVKSTIVMPENCSISKATATRSYGANVVLKGEIYDEAYEYAQKLEKENGFTFVHPYQDPYVIAGQGTIGLEILEKVPDLDTVIVPIGGGGLISGVALAVKTINPKVRVIGVQSDRSPGMACLYNKQTQDQKKKRAATIADGIAIKNPSQVIYDSFISKYVDQVVTVSDDEIAEAIVFLMERAKTVAEGSGAAAMAAAMHRGLQLGKKCCVIISGGNIDLNIVSKIIDRGQALRGKLCELSVIVDDLPGNLSNLTQVIASEKANVLEVRHDRVSQGLSLRETRIDFVLETSSIEHVERIKRALEASGAKII, from the coding sequence ATGAAGGTTACTTTCGAAGACATTCAGAAAGCACGTCAGGTTATTAAAGACATCATCAGTCCCACGGAGATGAGCCACTCGATCAGTGCCAGCAACCTGTTGAACAGCGAAGTTTATTTTAAATTCGAAAACACTCAGCGTACGGGCAGTTTCAAATTCCGTGGTGCTTACAATAAAATTTCAAACTTAAGCGCTGAAGAAAAAGCTCGCGGAGTCGTCGCAAGTTCTGCCGGAAATCACGCGCAAGGTGTGGCGCTGTCAGCACGTTTGGCGGGAGTGAAATCCACAATCGTGATGCCAGAGAATTGCTCGATCAGCAAAGCCACAGCGACTCGTTCCTATGGTGCGAACGTGGTGCTTAAAGGCGAAATTTACGACGAAGCTTACGAGTATGCCCAAAAGCTTGAAAAAGAAAATGGCTTCACCTTCGTACATCCTTATCAAGATCCCTATGTGATCGCCGGGCAAGGTACGATTGGTTTAGAGATCCTTGAAAAAGTTCCTGATCTGGATACTGTGATCGTTCCCATCGGTGGTGGCGGATTGATCAGTGGTGTGGCTTTGGCGGTGAAAACTATTAATCCCAAAGTGCGCGTGATCGGTGTGCAAAGCGATCGCTCTCCGGGAATGGCTTGTCTTTACAACAAACAAACTCAAGACCAAAAAAAGAAACGTGCTGCGACGATCGCAGATGGGATTGCGATTAAGAATCCATCGCAAGTGATCTACGACAGCTTCATTTCAAAATATGTCGATCAAGTCGTAACAGTAAGTGATGACGAAATTGCTGAAGCCATCGTGTTCCTGATGGAGCGTGCGAAAACTGTTGCTGAAGGTTCGGGAGCCGCAGCCATGGCGGCAGCCATGCATCGTGGTTTACAGTTGGGTAAAAAATGTTGCGTGATCATCAGCGGTGGCAACATCGATTTGAATATCGTCAGCAAAATCATCGATCGTGGTCAGGCTCTTCGCGGGAAACTTTGTGAGTTGTCTGTGATCGTGGATGACTTGCCAGGAAACTTAAGCAACCTGACTCAAGTGATTGCCAGTGAAAAAGCCAATGTTTTGGAAGTGCGACATGACCGTGTGTCTCAAGGTTTGTCTTTGCGAGAAACTCGTATTGATTTCGTGCTGGAAACTTCCAGCATCGAGCACGTGGAAAGAATCAAACGTGCCTTGGAGGCTAGCGGCGCTAAAATTATTTAG
- a CDS encoding ABC transporter substrate-binding protein — MKLLIAAMMLTIGFRTSVTMADTILVRSDAWCPYVCDSSKDPGYMVEVVSKIFEKNGHKVNFSMVNWARAVSETRRNKATAIVGANYNDAPDFVFPTKTLGHGQDFFFVKKDSTWTYKGSASLVGKKIGVINGYAYGGDMDRIVSENKDIFISISGEHPLDQIIKMIESKRLDAFIENQTVLRTNLANMGLSQDEYKPVSSQVANDAKLFIAFSPANKKSEIYAKIFTKGITEMRQNGELTRILAKYGLTDWEQQEALETATK; from the coding sequence ATGAAACTGCTGATAGCTGCAATGATGCTCACAATCGGATTCCGTACATCGGTCACGATGGCGGACACCATTTTGGTCAGATCAGATGCCTGGTGTCCGTACGTCTGTGACAGCTCAAAAGACCCCGGTTACATGGTCGAAGTCGTATCAAAAATTTTCGAAAAAAATGGCCACAAAGTAAACTTCTCTATGGTGAATTGGGCCCGTGCCGTCAGCGAAACGCGCAGAAACAAGGCCACGGCGATTGTCGGTGCTAACTACAATGATGCCCCGGATTTTGTATTCCCTACTAAAACTTTGGGACATGGCCAGGATTTCTTCTTTGTTAAAAAAGACTCTACATGGACCTACAAAGGCAGCGCTTCTTTAGTGGGTAAAAAAATCGGTGTCATCAATGGTTATGCATATGGTGGCGACATGGATCGCATCGTCTCGGAAAATAAAGACATCTTTATTTCTATTTCGGGCGAGCATCCTTTAGATCAAATTATCAAAATGATCGAAAGCAAGCGCCTGGATGCTTTCATCGAAAATCAAACAGTACTGCGAACAAATTTAGCGAACATGGGTTTAAGCCAAGACGAATACAAACCCGTGAGTTCTCAAGTTGCAAATGATGCGAAACTTTTCATCGCATTTTCACCAGCCAATAAGAAATCAGAAATTTACGCAAAGATCTTTACTAAAGGGATCACAGAGATGCGCCAGAACGGCGAGCTCACTCGCATTCTGGCTAAGTACGGTTTGACGGACTGGGAACAACAAGAAGCTTTAGAAACGGCGACTAAATAA
- a CDS encoding hemolysin III family protein, translated as MERLLSVQHGEKFNTFSHLIGALIAFVGVMLLMYLAVSRHDIPRIITFTIYGFSTVLIYIISVLYHSAQGEQKRMFQRLDYIGIYFKIAGNYTPYMILAISGMAGYSILLVVWALALVGIYLEVFRRPKSATLRNVLYVTMSATVIPVLSQLYHAVSLWGFALIMFGFLAYAVGFVFFLFDEKIKHGHGIWHMFVITGSMCQYLCLLMYVA; from the coding sequence GTGGAACGTCTTTTATCTGTGCAGCACGGTGAAAAATTTAATACTTTTAGTCACTTGATCGGTGCCCTTATCGCCTTCGTAGGGGTGATGTTGCTGATGTATTTGGCCGTATCTCGACACGACATCCCACGCATAATTACATTTACGATATACGGATTCTCCACAGTTCTGATTTACATCATTTCGGTGCTGTATCATTCAGCACAAGGCGAGCAGAAGCGCATGTTTCAGCGCCTGGATTATATCGGTATCTATTTCAAGATTGCGGGCAATTACACTCCCTATATGATTCTTGCGATCAGCGGGATGGCGGGATATTCGATCTTGCTGGTGGTTTGGGCCCTGGCTTTGGTTGGTATTTATCTTGAGGTATTCAGGAGACCAAAGAGCGCCACTTTGCGCAATGTTTTGTACGTCACGATGAGTGCCACTGTGATACCGGTTTTAAGTCAACTCTACCATGCAGTTTCCCTGTGGGGATTCGCGTTGATCATGTTTGGTTTTTTGGCCTATGCCGTGGGATTCGTTTTCTTTTTGTTCGATGAGAAGATCAAACACGGTCATGGAATCTGGCATATGTTTGTTATTACGGGGAGTATGTGCCAGTACCTCTGCCTTTTGATGTACGTTGCCTAA
- a CDS encoding trypsin-like serine protease, with product MKNLTLLIALSIASLAACQNQDASILQANQQAAVINGTKVTSRNTNAAKSLVFIEILGPTGFARTFCSAALIGPRTVLTASHCFDRKHVSDFTSFRVVFANQIGVTDTALIRKGLFYKQHPEYNSNGRYNYDIGLAIFEGTAPAGFVPAKLDSDVNANYAGNTLYVYGYGRSKDYTGRAGQNLRDSVGALHRGVVKVDNDYNKLNDLYLLQTASQSHVCQGDSGGPQFYSRDGVTKIVGVTSATYGKVMQNGQHSCLEFSQAAKVAVNYTWLKREEKKALEQYP from the coding sequence ATGAAAAACCTAACTCTACTTATCGCGCTTTCCATCGCATCGCTTGCTGCATGTCAAAATCAAGATGCTTCGATTTTACAAGCCAATCAACAAGCAGCGGTTATCAATGGCACGAAGGTTACTTCCCGCAACACCAATGCGGCAAAAAGTTTGGTTTTCATCGAAATTCTGGGACCGACGGGTTTTGCACGCACCTTTTGCTCGGCGGCTTTGATCGGCCCGCGCACTGTGCTGACCGCGTCTCACTGCTTTGACCGAAAACACGTTTCAGACTTCACAAGCTTTCGCGTGGTTTTCGCAAACCAGATTGGCGTGACCGACACGGCATTGATTCGCAAAGGTTTGTTTTACAAACAACACCCGGAATACAACTCTAACGGTCGTTATAACTATGATATCGGACTGGCTATTTTTGAAGGCACAGCACCTGCGGGCTTTGTTCCTGCCAAACTGGATTCTGATGTGAACGCAAACTATGCGGGTAACACTCTTTATGTCTATGGTTACGGACGCTCAAAAGACTACACTGGCAGAGCTGGTCAAAACCTGCGTGATTCCGTCGGTGCTTTACATCGCGGAGTTGTTAAGGTCGACAACGACTACAACAAGCTGAATGATCTCTATCTTCTGCAAACTGCTTCGCAATCCCACGTTTGCCAAGGAGATTCGGGTGGTCCCCAGTTTTACTCACGAGATGGCGTCACTAAAATCGTGGGCGTGACTTCTGCCACATACGGCAAAGTGATGCAAAATGGTCAGCATTCCTGCCTCGAGTTTTCTCAAGCAGCAAAAGTCGCGGTAAACTACACTTGGCTAAAACGCGAAGAGAAAAAAGCCTTAGAACAATATCCTTAA
- the tpiA gene encoding triose-phosphate isomerase, giving the protein MKKIFAGNWKLFKTPAETRSFLNKFKEVMGSVTGEVVFFPSAISLEAACEAVKGSAIKIGVQNAYTQAQGAFTGENSAQVVKEIGGNYILIGHSERRSIFGETDALIADKVAYVQSLGLIPMLCIGETLQEREATHTFRVLETQLLLGLAKADKSKPVVVAYEPVWAIGTGKVATPEQVAETHTDVHNILTKMGFTAPILYGGSVKPDNAAQLIKQAHVSGFLVGGASLEVDSFHKIATV; this is encoded by the coding sequence ATGAAAAAGATTTTTGCTGGGAATTGGAAGCTTTTTAAGACTCCTGCGGAGACTCGTTCTTTTTTGAATAAGTTCAAAGAGGTGATGGGTTCGGTTACTGGTGAGGTCGTGTTTTTTCCTTCGGCTATTTCTTTGGAAGCGGCTTGTGAGGCGGTAAAGGGGTCTGCGATCAAGATTGGTGTGCAGAATGCTTACACTCAGGCGCAAGGGGCTTTTACTGGGGAAAACTCGGCTCAGGTGGTGAAAGAGATCGGTGGGAATTATATTCTTATTGGTCACAGCGAACGTCGTTCTATCTTTGGTGAGACGGATGCATTGATCGCTGACAAAGTGGCTTACGTCCAGTCCTTGGGGCTTATTCCGATGCTTTGTATTGGTGAGACTTTGCAAGAGCGTGAGGCGACTCATACGTTCCGCGTGCTGGAAACTCAGTTGCTATTGGGGTTAGCTAAGGCTGATAAATCAAAGCCTGTTGTGGTGGCTTATGAACCTGTTTGGGCGATCGGTACTGGAAAGGTAGCGACACCTGAACAAGTGGCTGAAACTCACACGGATGTTCACAACATCCTGACAAAAATGGGATTCACAGCGCCGATACTTTACGGTGGCAGTGTGAAGCCAGATAATGCGGCTCAACTGATCAAGCAAGCTCACGTGAGTGGTTTCTTGGTGGGCGGAGCTTCTTTGGAAGTGGATTCTTTCCACAAGATCGCAACTGTATAG
- a CDS encoding beta-sandwich domain-containing protein, whose translation MKRRHLILGAVLMTTIAQTSNIAHAGGLDKGDIGTIIGGVIGGVAGSNVGKGNGKTAATIIGAIAGSVIGNQLGQQMEENDRRAYNEAQRRSLEGRIGDNCDWDGARNGTRSGARGSFNSVQEGYNSRTGEYCREYVSVIETRGRTERNQGIACRRDNGSWYESRSSEVQWGGRGGGHHGGGYGPGRGDEDGHYGPRPGPGPRPMPPRPAPPRPAPPSRYDRADVQVSSITRRTGGEWVRLSLSYPQAIDQLEVRTLTAGARIHDAVVYMQSGQRQSLYSLLNRGTLYAGYSAVSENFFRGDRVVAIDVRLESMGGYADVLLTVYSLDGYPNINVSRF comes from the coding sequence ATGAAAAGAAGACACTTGATCCTTGGCGCAGTTTTGATGACTACAATCGCGCAAACTTCCAACATCGCTCACGCGGGCGGTTTAGATAAGGGCGATATCGGCACTATCATTGGTGGCGTTATCGGCGGTGTCGCTGGTTCCAATGTTGGTAAAGGCAATGGCAAAACTGCAGCAACGATCATCGGTGCTATTGCTGGTTCTGTGATCGGTAATCAATTGGGCCAACAAATGGAAGAGAACGACCGTCGTGCTTATAACGAAGCTCAACGTCGCTCTTTGGAAGGCCGCATCGGTGACAACTGTGATTGGGACGGAGCTCGCAATGGCACCCGTTCAGGCGCTCGCGGATCTTTCAATTCAGTTCAAGAAGGTTACAACTCTCGCACGGGTGAATACTGCCGTGAATACGTCAGCGTGATCGAAACTCGCGGTCGTACTGAGCGCAATCAAGGGATCGCTTGCCGTCGTGACAACGGTTCTTGGTATGAGTCTCGTTCTTCTGAAGTTCAATGGGGTGGCCGCGGTGGCGGTCATCATGGGGGTGGTTACGGCCCAGGCCGTGGCGATGAAGATGGACACTATGGTCCTCGCCCGGGGCCAGGACCTCGTCCTATGCCGCCTCGTCCAGCTCCACCACGCCCAGCGCCGCCTTCACGCTATGACCGTGCAGATGTGCAAGTTTCCAGCATCACTCGCCGCACGGGTGGGGAGTGGGTTCGTTTGAGTCTTTCTTACCCTCAAGCGATCGACCAATTGGAAGTTCGTACTTTGACGGCGGGTGCTCGTATTCATGACGCAGTCGTATACATGCAAAGCGGTCAACGTCAGTCCCTTTACAGCCTGCTTAACCGTGGCACTTTGTACGCGGGGTACAGCGCGGTTTCAGAGAACTTCTTCCGTGGCGACCGTGTCGTAGCGATCGACGTTCGTTTGGAATCCATGGGCGGCTATGCTGACGTGCTTTTGACGGTGTACTCGTTGGACGGATACCCGAATATCAACGTGTCGCGCTTCTAG
- a CDS encoding VOC family protein, with product MKVKRIVANFEVKKPSAAKRFYQDILGLDLMMDHGWIQTYGNSSKMSVQISFASQGGSGTDVPDLSIEVDDVDEAFKRMKKARFKIVYPLTDEPWGVRRFFVRDPIGRTVNILMHC from the coding sequence ATGAAAGTAAAACGCATCGTCGCAAATTTCGAAGTTAAAAAGCCTTCTGCCGCCAAAAGATTCTACCAAGATATTTTAGGTCTGGATTTGATGATGGACCATGGCTGGATTCAAACTTACGGAAACTCCTCGAAGATGTCCGTACAAATCAGCTTTGCCAGCCAAGGCGGCTCAGGAACTGACGTTCCAGACCTTTCCATTGAAGTGGACGATGTGGATGAAGCCTTTAAACGCATGAAAAAAGCGCGTTTTAAAATTGTCTATCCATTAACAGATGAACCCTGGGGAGTGCGCCGATTCTTTGTTCGCGATCCAATCGGAAGAACCGTGAACATTCTCATGCACTGCTAA
- the msrA gene encoding peptide-methionine (S)-S-oxide reductase MsrA, whose product MKTEVTYLAGGCFWGMEDLLRKLPGVLKTEVGYMGGNTQNATYNDVKTGTTNHAETVKVEFNPDQLSFENLLLYFFKIHDPTTLNRQGNDIGTQYRSEIFFTSEEQKETAAKVIARVDKSGAWGKPAATVVAKAPEFWSAEGYHQDYLLKNPDGYTCHFVRKVDF is encoded by the coding sequence ATGAAGACAGAAGTCACATATTTAGCTGGTGGATGTTTTTGGGGTATGGAGGACCTGCTGCGCAAGCTTCCGGGCGTTCTTAAAACCGAAGTGGGTTACATGGGTGGCAACACTCAAAATGCGACCTACAACGACGTCAAAACAGGAACGACAAACCACGCAGAAACTGTGAAAGTTGAATTCAATCCCGATCAACTTTCGTTTGAAAACCTTTTGCTTTATTTCTTTAAAATTCACGATCCCACGACATTAAACCGTCAAGGGAACGACATCGGTACGCAGTATCGCAGCGAAATTTTCTTTACCTCTGAGGAGCAAAAAGAAACGGCTGCGAAAGTGATTGCACGCGTGGATAAGTCAGGCGCATGGGGAAAACCAGCTGCCACTGTGGTTGCCAAGGCTCCAGAGTTTTGGTCAGCCGAAGGCTATCACCAGGATTATCTGCTGAAGAATCCAGATGGCTACACTTGCCACTTCGTTCGTAAGGTTGATTTTTAA
- a CDS encoding TatD family hydrolase, whose product MTEWIDVHCHLNMLEEGVEAAIQNAKAAGVRKIITIGTELNDLPLVLDLAHKYAPDVYCTLGIHPHDGKTYTDEVGKFILENAKDPAVVAIGEIGLDYYYDQSPRDEQQHAFREQLKIAKATGLPVEIHTRDAEEDTINILKEFNGEVTGIIHCFTGTSWLADEALKLGFNISISGVVTFKNADDLRNTVRGLPLDRIHVETDAPFLAPIPMRGRKNTAAYVVHTAKFVADLKGIPVEQLAEQTKANALKMFPKIQW is encoded by the coding sequence ATGACTGAATGGATTGATGTTCACTGCCACCTGAATATGCTCGAAGAGGGCGTCGAAGCGGCTATTCAAAATGCTAAGGCTGCCGGCGTTCGTAAAATCATCACAATTGGAACCGAGCTGAACGATCTGCCATTGGTTTTGGACCTGGCTCACAAATATGCGCCGGATGTGTATTGCACCTTGGGAATTCATCCCCACGACGGCAAAACTTATACTGATGAGGTCGGCAAATTCATTTTAGAAAATGCCAAGGATCCTGCGGTTGTGGCGATCGGTGAAATCGGTCTGGATTATTATTACGATCAATCTCCGCGCGATGAACAGCAGCATGCTTTCCGTGAGCAATTGAAAATCGCCAAAGCCACAGGCTTGCCCGTCGAGATTCACACACGCGATGCCGAAGAAGACACCATCAATATTCTGAAAGAATTCAACGGCGAAGTGACAGGAATCATTCACTGCTTTACTGGCACTTCGTGGTTGGCTGATGAGGCTTTGAAATTAGGCTTTAATATTTCTATCAGTGGTGTGGTGACGTTCAAAAATGCCGATGATTTGCGTAACACGGTTCGTGGCTTGCCACTGGACCGCATTCACGTTGAAACAGATGCTCCGTTCTTGGCACCCATTCCCATGCGTGGCAGAAAAAACACGGCTGCTTACGTCGTTCACACGGCAAAATTCGTGGCTGATCTAAAAGGTATTCCGGTCGAGCAATTGGCCGAGCAAACCAAGGCCAATGCTTTAAAAATGTTCCCGAAAATTCAGTGGTAA
- a CDS encoding hydantoinase B/oxoprolinase family protein, which translates to MSYQIELFHSLLTDFLQGESALLTNEGDVLLLRGNNPVSYDTLVKAARTVTKYLKLNEGEIALLNDPYSGGTTLDEITFIMAVSEDLVWVTRRPMGKYLKIVKSVEEEGLRIPPTPLRQKGQLNEVILGAMSAHPACPPQFTEWIKSQCAEMIVSAQRLHDTIEGTGLSVTGDLIEEYVKLSKKLAVQRISEKASGETRVDVVLDSGELLRLSLEIQDGKVVIDFGGTSAAKTLHLTESATYGVCFHAISKFYGFNNYANSGSFSVLQVTKPAGCWLMAKYPASTLKGMTCGVAAVQTAIDLALTFIHSKHEKALNAYTPVMLQLNHGDSRAYLSIEGGQGATAEHDGQSAHIEGLSIETLERRFPVRVQRMDRRNSTGGKGKYSGGRGLIFKMEALEDIEVSWLTDMTLHRPRLPKSCSHGDVSEVTLEKGETAKNLPVLGQQKILKGEVLSLCSGTGGGYGRAETKAVVE; encoded by the coding sequence ATGTCTTATCAAATCGAACTTTTCCATTCTTTACTTACTGATTTTCTTCAAGGTGAATCTGCTCTGTTAACCAACGAAGGCGATGTCTTGTTGTTGCGCGGGAACAATCCCGTTTCTTATGACACCCTGGTTAAAGCAGCTCGTACCGTTACTAAGTATTTGAAATTGAACGAAGGCGAAATCGCGCTTTTGAATGACCCTTACAGCGGTGGAACGACTTTGGATGAAATCACTTTCATCATGGCTGTTTCAGAGGACCTAGTGTGGGTCACTCGCCGACCGATGGGCAAATATCTCAAGATCGTCAAAAGTGTTGAGGAAGAGGGTTTACGTATTCCTCCAACTCCGCTGCGCCAAAAAGGCCAGTTAAATGAGGTGATTTTGGGAGCAATGAGTGCTCATCCGGCCTGCCCTCCTCAGTTTACAGAATGGATCAAGTCCCAGTGTGCGGAAATGATCGTCAGTGCTCAACGCCTTCATGATACCATCGAGGGTACAGGACTTTCCGTTACTGGCGATTTGATCGAAGAGTACGTCAAGCTTTCTAAAAAGTTGGCCGTACAAAGAATTTCTGAAAAAGCTTCCGGTGAAACTCGCGTGGATGTGGTTTTGGACAGCGGCGAATTGCTACGTCTGAGTCTGGAAATTCAAGACGGTAAAGTGGTAATTGATTTTGGTGGAACCTCGGCGGCCAAAACTTTGCACCTGACTGAATCCGCGACCTATGGTGTTTGCTTCCATGCGATCAGCAAATTCTATGGCTTTAATAATTATGCAAACTCCGGTTCCTTTTCAGTTTTGCAGGTAACGAAACCTGCAGGCTGCTGGTTGATGGCGAAGTACCCAGCTTCCACATTGAAAGGCATGACTTGCGGAGTGGCTGCAGTACAAACAGCTATCGACCTGGCTTTGACCTTCATACATAGCAAGCATGAAAAAGCATTGAACGCTTATACTCCGGTGATGTTGCAGTTGAATCATGGCGATTCCCGGGCTTACCTCAGCATCGAAGGTGGCCAAGGAGCAACAGCCGAACACGATGGTCAAAGCGCCCACATCGAAGGCCTTTCGATTGAAACTTTGGAAAGACGTTTTCCCGTGCGCGTGCAACGCATGGATCGCAGAAATTCCACGGGCGGCAAAGGTAAGTACTCTGGCGGTCGCGGTTTGATCTTTAAGATGGAAGCTTTGGAAGATATCGAAGTTTCTTGGTTAACAGATATGACTTTGCATCGTCCTCGCCTGCCGAAAAGTTGTTCTCATGGTGACGTCTCTGAAGTTACTTTGGAGAAAGGCGAAACAGCCAAGAATTTGCCGGTCTTGGGCCAGCAAAAGATTCTTAAGGGTGAGGTCCTAAGTCTGTGTTCAGGCACGGGCGGAGGCTATGGTCGCGCAGAAACAAAGGCTGTGGTAGAATAG
- the pgk gene encoding phosphoglycerate kinase: MSAGLKGIKTVRDFALEGKVVFLRLDLNVPMEGGKITDENRITASLPTIKYCMEHGAKIVMASHMGRPKTKDDKEFSLEPVAKRLQEHLNAEVILVEEPDSDAPVHLLPSLKKNQLILLENVRFEEGETKDSIEFAQKIANYAEIYINDAFGASHRAHATIHALPSVMKEKGIGFLIEKEINMLDSLLTNPKRPYIAVMGGAKVSDKMPVIEKLMDIVDGFIIGGAMAYTFLKAQGVSVGNSLVETDKVRYCKEMIERIAARDKTILLPVDHVATKAFGDVANAHTTKDVVIPDGEMALDIGPQTIRNYSAALKEAGTIFWNGPMGVFENPAFSKGTFGVAKAIAESNAIKIVGGGDSAAAAEMSGYAAQMTHISTGGGASLEYLQGDKLPGLEILRVKARPASNYE, translated from the coding sequence ATGAGCGCAGGTCTTAAAGGCATTAAAACCGTTCGTGATTTCGCGTTGGAAGGCAAAGTTGTTTTCCTTCGCTTGGATCTGAACGTTCCCATGGAAGGTGGCAAGATCACGGATGAAAACCGTATCACGGCTTCTCTTCCAACAATTAAGTATTGCATGGAACACGGTGCGAAGATCGTTATGGCTTCGCACATGGGTCGTCCAAAAACGAAAGACGACAAAGAGTTCTCCTTGGAGCCCGTTGCAAAACGTCTTCAAGAGCACTTGAATGCAGAAGTGATCTTGGTTGAAGAACCAGATTCTGATGCTCCCGTTCACTTGCTGCCTTCTTTGAAAAAGAATCAGTTGATCCTTCTTGAGAACGTCCGTTTTGAAGAAGGTGAAACAAAAGACTCTATCGAGTTCGCGCAAAAAATCGCAAACTATGCAGAGATCTACATCAACGACGCGTTCGGTGCCTCTCACAGAGCTCATGCGACGATTCATGCACTGCCGTCTGTGATGAAAGAAAAAGGCATTGGATTCTTGATCGAAAAAGAAATCAATATGCTGGATTCTCTTTTGACGAATCCAAAACGCCCTTACATCGCCGTGATGGGTGGTGCAAAAGTTTCTGACAAAATGCCAGTGATCGAAAAGTTGATGGACATCGTTGATGGTTTCATCATCGGTGGTGCCATGGCATACACTTTCTTGAAAGCTCAAGGCGTGTCTGTTGGTAACTCTTTGGTGGAAACTGACAAAGTTCGCTATTGCAAAGAAATGATCGAGCGTATCGCAGCTCGTGACAAAACTATTTTGCTGCCAGTGGATCACGTGGCGACGAAAGCTTTTGGTGATGTGGCGAATGCTCACACGACGAAAGACGTTGTGATTCCAGATGGCGAAATGGCTTTGGACATCGGACCTCAAACGATCCGCAATTACTCTGCAGCTTTGAAAGAAGCAGGGACTATTTTCTGGAACGGTCCAATGGGCGTTTTCGAAAATCCAGCTTTCTCGAAAGGGACTTTCGGCGTGGCAAAAGCGATCGCTGAATCTAATGCGATTAAAATCGTTGGTGGCGGTGATTCTGCTGCAGCGGCAGAAATGTCTGGTTATGCGGCTCAGATGACTCACATCTCGACAGGTGGAGGTGCTTCTCTTGAATACCTTCAAGGAGATAAGTTGCCGGGTCTTGAGATTCTTCGCGTGAAGGCTCGTCCAGCAAGTAATTACGAATAG